The Thermodesulfobacteriota bacterium genome contains the following window.
GGTGAGGATGCCGTACCGGGTTCCGAGCCTGGGGAAGTGCATGGCGGCCTCCGTTGGGGGAAGAAGGAGGTATTCTTCGGATCAGAATGCGTTCGCGGCCAAGGCCGCTCTTACGCAGACAGGGTTCTCCGGCGATCGCTCGGGGTGTTGGGTCCGCGTCGCTTGACCCAACCGGGCTCCCCCTCCCCTCTCCCCCTCCCGCGCGGGGAGGGGGAGAGGGTGGCGGGGCAAGCCCCGGCCTACGACTGTCTTCTGCGCACGCCGACCAGGGCGGCGAGGCCGCTGCCGAGGAGGAGCAGGGTCCCGGGCTCGGGGATGGGCGCGACCGGGGGCTCGGTGCCGCCCCGGGCCTCGAGGGTGACGTTGCCGATCCGAGCGTAGGAGCCGTAGGCGTCGAAGCCCGTGAGCCCGAGCTGGAAGTCGAGGCTCCAGCCAGAGGCATTGGCGAAGGTGGCGTAGTCCAGCAGGGCGCTGAAGGAGCCGCTGCCGTACGCGGTGGCTTCGAGCAGGAGGCCGAGGGTGCCGTCGGCGCCGTAGAGGCTGCCGGAACCGTCGTTCAGGCCCACCAGGAAGACCTCGTCGGTGACGGCCGCTTCGCCGCCGAGCTCCCACTCGAAGCTCAGGTACAGGTCGAGGCCGGGGCCGGCGCTGAGGTCGAGGCCCTGGTAGAGGGTGTTGGCGAACCAGACCTGGTTGAACGGGGTGCTCAGCCAATCCCCGGGGGTCTCGAAGTAGTCGGCCTCGATCCGCGCGACATTGCCGCCGCCCACCGCCTCCACGCCGAAGTCCGAGTAGAGCGTGAGGTCGGGCGGGCCGGCGCCGTCGGTGTCGAGGCTCCAGCCGGTGAGGTCACCGGTGGCAAAGTTTCCGTTGACGATGGAGGCAGCTCGGGCCGGAGCGGCCGCCAGGGCCAGTGCAAAGACGAGAGCAAAGAGGGGAAGGGCGGGCCGTCGTGGCATGGGGATTCCTCCTGTGGGGGGATGGGTGAGCGAAGGACGAATTGGGCGGGGAGAACCAGCCGGCTCGAAGGACGGTAGCGGGACGGCAGAGGCGGCAGCGGGCCAATGCGCCCGTGGCGGAACGGCCCGCCCTACGGTGGCGGGGGGGCGGAAAGCAAACGGCCGCCCTCACCGGGTGCTCCGGCGCGGGCGGCCGCGGGCCGTCGTGGCTGGGTTGAGGAGCCCTAGAGGAAGCTGCCCCCCCCCCCTAGGAAATCACTGATACCACGCCCCCGGCTTTTGCCGGCGCGGCGCGGGTTTCAGGGCTCTGGCTCTTCGATGCTCCCCCGTGCATGCGCCCCCCTGGCGTCGGTACGTGGAACGGGTTTCCGGTGCCGGCGCGGCGCCGGGACGTGATCCCGAGGCGAAAGCCGCTCTGGAGGGACCAAGCAAGTCTGGGGCCAACCGTTGCCCGAAACCCCACCACCGCCGAAAATCGAGGCACCATGCCGTGCGGCGGCCGGCCTGGAGCGAGAGGGGGAGGTGGGAGCCCCGGAGAAGGCTGCACTTTTCCTTCCAAGGTTGAGAAACCGATTACACACATGGGCCGCGAGAGCGCCGTCTCCCGCAGGCCTGGGTGAGCGTGAGGGCATGTAAGCCCACACCCCCCGGCGACACCGCCGGGATCGTCAACGCCAAGGGCCTGCGCTCCGGGGAAGGCAAGCCCTTCCAAGAGGCGATCGTCCGGCGCCTCATCCGCTGCTACGGACTCAAGGACCGCTATGCGAGGCTTCGGCAGGCAGGTATGCTGACCCGCGAATAGACCGCGAAGGCATCGGGGATCTAGGAAGCGACCGTGGCAAGCTGGCGACAGGGAGGGGTGCTGCAGGCTGCGCGCGCGAGGTGCAGCATGAAGCCCGATCCTTCGGCCAAGGAATGGGATGAATGATCATCTGGACCGACTATCTCAAGTACCGGGCGGAGTTGAGAGGCTTCGACTGGTCGGAGATAGAGCGCATCGTTCGCTTCGCTGAAGAACGATATGTCGACGCCGTCACCGGTCGCATGATCGCGGTAGGAAAACACGGGGGATTGCTCGTCATGATCCCATACGACATCATGGATGACGACATCGTACCGGTGACCATACACGCGACCACACGACAGCAGGTGAATTTTCGGATCAAATCCGGGAGGTTCCGTCATGGGTAAGCCTCACATGACCTACTTCGAGAAAGAAGACATCCTCCACGTGTGCATCTCTGAAGACCATGAGGCGTCGAGCGTAGAGCTAGGTCCGAACATAACCGCAGAGCTAAACGAAAAGGGCGAGCTGATCGGCATTGAGATCGTGGATGCCGCGAGCTACGTCAGAGACGCCATACTCGAGTCCGTCCAAGCGAAGGTTCTCCATCTTGCGGAACCCAGAGCCGAATCCGGGTCTTCATAGTCCTCCCCGAGCATGCCCGGACAAGGGGGGGTACGGCGGGGACGTCCTTGTATCCTGGTCAGCTCGCGCTGCGCACGCGCACCACTGGCGGACCTTTGATCTCCCTCCGGGAGCGCGGTGACCGGTGGGTATGGGAGCGGCCGCATCGACGCCGGCCGTTCGAGGAGTACGCCCGGAGTTGCCGCATTCGCCGTGGGCGCCGCTTCCTGCCTCCCGCGACGACGGTCGGCTGGCGGCGCTCCGGGTCACGGACCCGCGGTTACCGACACCTTTGCGGGGCTGCTGTTGGCGTTTCCGTCGAACACCACGAGCTGGACCCGGTACTTCCCGGCGACGTCGGCGCGGAAGCGCGCCCGCGAACCCGCCGGGGACTCCACCTCCACGAGGGCCGCGCTCCCCGAAGGCCGCTCGAGGAGCGCCCAGGAGAACGAAAGCGCCCGGCCCTCCGGGTCTTGGCTGCCCGTGCCGTCGAGCTCTGCCAGGGCTCCCACCGCCGCAGTCGGCGCCGCGAGCACCCTCGCTTCCGGGATCTCGTCGGACCAGCCGGCCCTGGCCTGGACTTCCGTCAGGGAGGCAAGACTCACGCGCGCCCCGTCGCTCACCACCAGCCGCGCCCGATACCGCCCGATCCGGTCCGCCACGAACGTCGGGCTCGCCACGTCGGCGGCGTCGAGGGCCGCCCCGCTTCCCGGCGGCCGTTCCACGAGCTCCCAGGAGAAGTCGGGGAGGCCCGCGCCGCCCTGGCTGCGTCCCCCGTCCAGGGTCACTTCGTCGCCAAGGGCCACGTTCTGGTTCGGCCCCGCGTGGGCGACCACGGGGGCCTCGCCGCCGTCCTCGGAGGCGCTGCCGCATCCAACGAGGCACACCAGAACCCCCGCACACAACGCCCGGCGCACGATGTTCGATGCCTTCATGTTTCTCATGTCTCCCTCCGAAAAAGGTCTCACCGAGCAAGCACCCTTGGAAGAAGTCAGAGGCCCCTTGCATCCAGAATCCACCGCCCAATCTAGGGGCGGGGTCCGGGAGCCCCGGAGCGTAGTCCCGTACCGCATCGAGTGATCCGCCCCAGCCCATGGAAACCGGTGAGGCCAGGCGCACCGGCTCCGCGAGGGACCCCTCCTCCAATTGCCGCGGATTGCGGGGCGGAGCGCAGGGGCTCCCGGACCCCGCTTACCACCCAGGCGG
Protein-coding sequences here:
- a CDS encoding PEP-CTERM sorting domain-containing protein — translated: MPRRPALPLFALVFALALAAAPARAASIVNGNFATGDLTGWSLDTDGAGPPDLTLYSDFGVEAVGGGNVARIEADYFETPGDWLSTPFNQVWFANTLYQGLDLSAGPGLDLYLSFEWELGGEAAVTDEVFLVGLNDGSGSLYGADGTLGLLLEATAYGSGSFSALLDYATFANASGWSLDFQLGLTGFDAYGSYARIGNVTLEARGGTEPPVAPIPEPGTLLLLGSGLAALVGVRRRQS
- a CDS encoding DUF2283 domain-containing protein, yielding MTYFEKEDILHVCISEDHEASSVELGPNITAELNEKGELIGIEIVDAASYVRDAILESVQAKVLHLAEPRAESGSS